A stretch of the Lactuca sativa cultivar Salinas chromosome 9, Lsat_Salinas_v11, whole genome shotgun sequence genome encodes the following:
- the LOC111919256 gene encoding uncharacterized protein LOC111919256: MDACHLLLGRPWQYDRKTKHDGFKNTYSFIKDGIHITLAPLDTRHVTKDDLLITRSEVAGLTRLNPPDLLFALVIQETNKVELTIPVVVQPLITEFQEVFPDDIPLGLPMMREIQHCIDFIPGSVIPNKPAYRMNPRNMQNYIDKCRSYLKRALFEKV, from the coding sequence ATGGACGCATGTCATCTATTGTTGGGAAGACCTTGGCAATATGATCGAAAGACTAAACATGATGGGTTCAAAAATACATATTCGTTTATAAAGGACGGCATCCATATCACCCTAGCACCTCTTGATACGCGCCATGTGACAAAAGATGATTTACTTATcacaagatctgaagttgctggTCTTACCAGGCTCAACCCACCTGATCTTCTATTTGCATTAGTCATACAAGAAACCAATAAAGTTGAGCTTACAATTCCAGTTGTGGTCCAGCCTCTCATCACTGAATTTCAGGAGGTATTTCCCGACGACATACCCCTGGGGTTGCCCATGATGCGTGAGATTCAACATTGTATTGATTTTATACCCGGATCGGTCATCCCAAACAAACCCGCTTATCGAATGAACCCGCGGAATATGCAGAATTACATCGACAAGTGTCGGAGCTACTTGAAAAGGGCCTTATTCGAGAAAGTATGA
- the LOC111919242 gene encoding uncharacterized protein LOC111919242, with protein MGKSQPQLPLNHLQQQQNRHGSSFFVRCSRGFSRTARLFSFKCAFILLLSASVSLSAIFSVVRIHHRQSGYDANDSIKHSAKVQAYFRLEKAVSFLLPQITRLEYDIYNEIGVPGTQVVILSMHESSEYNYTDVVFGVLHKPMNSPINPISLSVLKTSLLDLFSQRSNLTLTKSIFGLTSDFEILKFPDGITIIPRLSPPVWFLPEVLFNFTLRNSLQEIEYNFLVLKEQLNSGLQLMPDESVFLQVTNKVGSTQDPPVTVQASIVSNLGSLNPQRLKQLAQEITGSPPGKNLGLDHSVFGKVKEISLSSFLSRTLDAPTPSPAPSPEQNSPTGAPASSPSPSGGSDDDVSPGPRQHGVPPGGSTSLPPNLSPLPAVSYGSVPSHENGLAPSPLPSSSSCGLHSISYYRMHIWWWWWLTVLVLVT; from the exons ATGGGGAAATCCCAACCCCAATTGCCACTTAATCACCTCCAGCAGCAGCAAAATCGTCACGGGTCTTCGTTCTTTGTTCGATGTTCAAGGGGTTTCTCAAGAACTGCTCGATTGTTCAGTTTCAAGTGTGCTTTCATTTTGCTCCTTAGCGCTTCCGTTTCCCTTTCCGCGATCTTTTCGGTCGTTCGTATTCACCATAGACAATCTGGGTACGATGCGAATGATTCAATCAAGCACAGTG CTAAAGTTCAGGCATACTTCAGATTAGAAAAGGCAGTTTCGTTTCTTCTTCCTCAAATTACAAGACTAGAGTACGATATATACAATGAAATAGGTGTCCCTGGCACACAG GTTGTTATCTTATCAATGCATGAATCCAGTGAATATAACTACACAGATGTGGTCTTTGGTGTTCTTCATAAACCTATGAACTCCCCTATAAACCCCATATCTTTAAGTGTCTTGAAAACTTCATTACTTGACCTTTTTAGTCAACGTTCCAATTTGACTTTGACAAAATCGATTTTTGGTTTGACTTCTGATTTTGAAATTCTAAAGTTTCCCGATGGGATCACAATTATCCCAAGACTATCTCCTCCCGTTTGGTTTCTACCCGAAGTTCTTTTTAATTTTACCCTTCGTAATTCTCTACAAGAAATAGAATATAATTTTCTTGTGTTGAAGGAACAACTAAATTCCGGATTGCAGTTAATGCCTGATGAG aGTGTATTCTTGCAAGTGACAAACAAAGTCGGTTCAACCCAAGATCCACCCGTAACAGTCCAGGCATCAATCGTGTCAAATCTAGGCAGTCTCAACCCTCAAAGACTGAAGCAATTAGCACAGGAAATTACCGGATCGCCCCCGGGAAAAAACCTTGGACTTGATCACTCAGTTTTTGGAAAAGTTAAGGAAATCAGTTTGTCGTCTTTTCTGTCTCGTACTCTCGACGCCCCTACACCTTCCCCGGCTCCTTCACCGGAGCAAAACAGTCCCACCGGAGCTCCGGCGAGTTCCCCGTCTCCTTCTGGTGGGTCCGATGATGACGTGTCACCTGGTCCACGTCAGCATGGCGTTCCACCTGGCGGTTCTACTAGTTTGCCACCAAATCTTTCTCCTTTGCCTGCTGTGTCTTATGGATCGGTTCCTAGTCATGAAAATGGTTTGGCACCTTCACCTCTGCCATCATCCTCTTCTT GTGGGTTACATTCCATATCGTATTACAGGATGCatatatggtggtggtggtggcttacagttttggtatTAGTAACATGA